In Carya illinoinensis cultivar Pawnee chromosome 7, C.illinoinensisPawnee_v1, whole genome shotgun sequence, the following are encoded in one genomic region:
- the LOC122317437 gene encoding uncharacterized protein LOC122317437 isoform X1, with protein MTSLRLLYLNGTAIKELPLSFKNLLGLSILSLHNCEKLSIFPSVICGLSSLKILDVSDCIALGGIQDMNGEGYLEQLYTGGTATKFTKFFAVPEFCSNACSTQEMFMTNDDSIRAFYIGYDDKVYYIRSLNEESNLETKRYDIENNCFNSKVICSSSLGAEIPEWFNIRSFGSHVTLQIYPDLDNNMSKWAGYLHFTTYEVDELGNTNPRIFKGSYPDHQFVEFVYHFETNEGPLKEPLVLRAPVDPSIGPFGFGVFVPAKWFSEQSNNLDGWSYIGASIKTCSSNVKVKECGVRLICQHPNSESFNTIIPYGLDLEIKHHLSCSFEMGSHIVVPIRF; from the exons ATGACTTCATTGAGGTTACTTTATTTGAATGGTACTGCCATAAAAGAACTACCCCTATCATTTAAGAATTTACTTGGACTTTCCATATTGTCTTTACATAATTGCGAAAAGCTCTCAATTTTCCCGAGCGTTATTTGTGGTTTGTCATCTCTTAAAATTCTGGATGTATCTGATTGCATAGCACTTGGCGGAATTCAAGACATGAATGGTGAGGGGTATCTAGAACAATTGTATACAGGTGGAACTGCTACCAAATTCACTAAGTTTTTCGCAGTGCCAGAGTTTTGTTCAAATGCATGCTCTACGCAAGAAATGTTTATGACCAATGATGACTCTATTAGGGCCTTCTATATTGGTTATGATGACAAAGTCTACTACATTAGAAGCTTGAATGAAGAAAGTAATTTGGAAACAAAAAGATATGACATT gaaaataattgttttaattcCAAGGTAATTTGTTCCTCTTCCTTGGGAGCTGAAATTCCAGAGTGGTTCAACATTAGAAGTTTTGGTTCTCATGTAACACTTCAAATCTATCCAGACTTGGATAATAACATGAGTAAGTGGGCGGGATATCTTCATTTTACTACTTATGAAGTTGATGAGCTTGGGAATACAAATCCAAGGATTTTCAAGGGCAGTTATCCTGATCACCAGTTTGTTGAGTTTGTTTATCATTTTGAGACTAACGAAGGTCCTCTAAAGGAACCCTTAGTCCTTCGTGCCCCTGTAGACCCTTCTATAGGGCCATTTGGGTTTGGGGTGTTTGTACCAGCCAAGTGGTTTTCGGAGCAATCCAATAATTTGGATGGATGGAGCTACATTGGAGCATCAATTAAAACGTGTAGCTCGAACGTGAAGGTGAAAGAGTGCGGGGTGCGCCTTATATGTCAACATCCTAATTCTGAATCTTTTAATACCATTATTCCTTATGGTTTAGATTTAGAAATAAAGCAtcatctttcttgttcttttgAAATGGGTAGTCATATTGTTGTACCTATTCGTTTCTAG
- the LOC122317437 gene encoding probable WRKY transcription factor 19 isoform X5 produces MICYKKWGQEIIYDESPEEPGRRSRLWHCEDVIHVLKNNSGTEVIEGIVLNLTNQKEQERFSVKAFSKMKKLRILKIRNTSIVNSFYNLCDKLLNLHWHSNPLRSIPTHRLRVLEWSKYPSKSLSNSFRADNLIELRFPCSHIKQLWKGISVRV; encoded by the exons ATGATTTGCTACAAAAAATGGGGTCAAGAAATAATTTATGATGAATCCCCCGAAGAGCCTGGTCGGCGTAGTAGATTGTGGCATTGTGAGGATGTCATTCACGTGTTGAAGAACAATTCT ggaaCTGAAGTGATTGAAGGCATAGTGCTAAACTTAACTAATCAAAAAGAACAGGAACGATTCAGTGTTAAAGCCTTCtcaaagatgaagaaattgagaATTCTTAAAATTCGCAACACAAGTATTGTCAACAGTTTTTATAATCTCTGTGATAAGTTACTGAATCTGCATTGGCACAGTAACCCTTTAAGATCCATACCAACACATAGGTTACGGGTTCTAGAATGGTCTAAATATCCTTCAAAATCCTTGTCAAACAGCTTTCGAGCAGACAATCTTATTGAACTTAGATTTCCATGCAGTCACATCAAGCAACTGTGGAAGGGAATTAGTGTAAG AGTTTAG
- the LOC122317437 gene encoding TMV resistance protein N-like isoform X4: MVPLSTQRASSSVPPSSSTSPRPQWTYDVFLNFHGEDTGKSFTDHLYTALEKKGIIAFKDDEKLERGKYISLELLKAIRESMYAIPIISKNYASSRWCLIELAQIVECMRETGLTVLPVFYHVDPSEVRNQTGAFAEAFARHEEDPNIDMEKMQTWRVALKEVGNISGWHFHLRV; the protein is encoded by the exons ATGGTTCCCCTAAGCACTCAAAGAGCCTCATCATCAGTACCACCGTCTTCTTCCACTTCTCCAAGACCTCAATGGACATATGATGTTTTCCTCAATTTCCATGGCGAAGACACCGGCAAGAGTTTTACAGACCATTTATACACTGCTTTGGAAAAGAAAGGCATTATTGCCTTTAAAGACGACGAGAAACTTGAGCGAGGAAAGTATATTTCTCTAGAGCTCTTGAAAGCAATACGTGAATCCATGTACGCCATCCCCATTATCTCAAAAAACTATGCTTCCTCAAGATGGTGCTTGATTGAACTTGCCCAAATTGTTGAATGCATGAGAGAGACGGGTTTGACAGTTTTGCCTGTTTTCTACCATGTTGATCCCTCTGAGGTACGAAACCAGACTGGGGCTTTTGCAGAAGCTTTTGCTAGGCATGAAGAAGACCCTAATATTGATATGGAGAAGATGCAAACGTGGAGAGTTGCTTTGAAAGAAGTGGGCAACATATCTGGATGGCATTTTCATCTTag AGTTTAG
- the LOC122317437 gene encoding TMV resistance protein N-like isoform X3, whose amino-acid sequence MVPLSTQRASSSVPPSSSTSPRPQWTYDVFLNFHGEDTGKSFTDHLYTALEKKGIIAFKDDEKLERGKYISLELLKAIRESMYAIPIISKNYASSRWCLIELAQIVECMRETGLTVLPVFYHVDPSEVRNQTGAFAEAFARHEEDPNIDMEKMQTWRVALKEVGNISGWHFHLRELK is encoded by the exons ATGGTTCCCCTAAGCACTCAAAGAGCCTCATCATCAGTACCACCGTCTTCTTCCACTTCTCCAAGACCTCAATGGACATATGATGTTTTCCTCAATTTCCATGGCGAAGACACCGGCAAGAGTTTTACAGACCATTTATACACTGCTTTGGAAAAGAAAGGCATTATTGCCTTTAAAGACGACGAGAAACTTGAGCGAGGAAAGTATATTTCTCTAGAGCTCTTGAAAGCAATACGTGAATCCATGTACGCCATCCCCATTATCTCAAAAAACTATGCTTCCTCAAGATGGTGCTTGATTGAACTTGCCCAAATTGTTGAATGCATGAGAGAGACGGGTTTGACAGTTTTGCCTGTTTTCTACCATGTTGATCCCTCTGAGGTACGAAACCAGACTGGGGCTTTTGCAGAAGCTTTTGCTAGGCATGAAGAAGACCCTAATATTGATATGGAGAAGATGCAAACGTGGAGAGTTGCTTTGAAAGAAGTGGGCAACATATCTGGATGGCATTTTCATCTTag ggaaCTGAAGTGA
- the LOC122317437 gene encoding toll/interleukin-1 receptor-like protein isoform X2, protein MVPLSTQRASSSVPPSSSTSPRPQWTYDVFLNFHGEDTGKSFTDHLYTALEKKGIIAFKDDEKLERGKYISLELLKAIRESMYAIPIISKNYASSRWCLIELAQIVECMRETGLTVLPVFYHVDPSEVRNQTGAFAEAFARHEEDPNIDMEKMQTWRVALKEVGNISGWHFHLRYESTIVQEIIKRILQGLSRNFSTLSKDLVGIESRVEEMMNILGIDWMMFAL, encoded by the exons ATGGTTCCCCTAAGCACTCAAAGAGCCTCATCATCAGTACCACCGTCTTCTTCCACTTCTCCAAGACCTCAATGGACATATGATGTTTTCCTCAATTTCCATGGCGAAGACACCGGCAAGAGTTTTACAGACCATTTATACACTGCTTTGGAAAAGAAAGGCATTATTGCCTTTAAAGACGACGAGAAACTTGAGCGAGGAAAGTATATTTCTCTAGAGCTCTTGAAAGCAATACGTGAATCCATGTACGCCATCCCCATTATCTCAAAAAACTATGCTTCCTCAAGATGGTGCTTGATTGAACTTGCCCAAATTGTTGAATGCATGAGAGAGACGGGTTTGACAGTTTTGCCTGTTTTCTACCATGTTGATCCCTCTGAGGTACGAAACCAGACTGGGGCTTTTGCAGAAGCTTTTGCTAGGCATGAAGAAGACCCTAATATTGATATGGAGAAGATGCAAACGTGGAGAGTTGCTTTGAAAGAAGTGGGCAACATATCTGGATGGCATTTTCATCTTag GTATGAATCAACAATTGTCCAAGAAATCATTAAAAGGATACTTCAAGGATTGAGTCGTAACTTTTCAACTCTTTCCAAGGACCTTGTTGGAATAGAATCCCGTGTGGAGGAAATGATGAACATACTTGGTATTGATTGGATGATGTTCGCTTTATAG